A window of Odocoileus virginianus isolate 20LAN1187 ecotype Illinois chromosome 22, Ovbor_1.2, whole genome shotgun sequence contains these coding sequences:
- the LOC139030418 gene encoding uncharacterized protein: protein MEAERGRARSRRRRQRQHQQRRGETAPGSFHPLPFPPHPTPFSAAPRSPPMESELMTNSGPRMCACVCVCECVAAVAAQAGLFRPQAQRSQEGCRRRGPWPVEDAEVQAERRERPRSSATRGFGLGVLLPPGPLSRAARHDEDAGESAAGRALGAVRAAPTKGSSPAARRLRCVGAEVRFLAPLAGPPGELETVLRPRPRGDEARGRRGRSRRGSVPRSCRRGRPRCPRAGSRPAPLTRARRPTPASLPPPARLARPRRARSGRAAVAAAAVPAFARPARCPLPARIASSRRRRRRPRPRLPPPLSLPARVVANRRPPSCSGSRPDPRQPPAPAQPKRPIFAAARGGSPEGSMGGRHSKLATQAGRILAIVCGAAMSHLRAGRAKARHLSPLCGCTETAKFGLFST, encoded by the exons ATGGAGGCGGAGAGGGGCCGAGCGAGGAGCCGgaggcggcggcagcggcagcaCCAACAGCGGCGCGGAGAGACGGCTCCAGGCAGTTTccacccccttcccttccctccccaccccacccccttctccgCTGCTCCGCGCTCCCCGCCAATGGAGAGCGAGCTGATGACAAATAGCGGGCCGCGGA tgtgtgcgtgtgtgtgcgtgtgtgagtgtgtggccGCGGTGGCAGCGCAGGCTGGTCTGTTTCGGCCCCAAGCGCAGCGAAGCCAGGAGGGATGCAGGCGGCGGGGACCTTGGCCGGTGGAAGATGCGGAGGTGCAAGCGGAGCGGCGGGAGCGCCCCAGGAGCTCCGCAACGCGAGGTTTTGGGCTCGGGGTTTTGCTTCCTCCGGGTCCCCTCTCTAGGGCCGCCAGGCACGACGAAGACGCCGGCGAGAGCGCCGCGGGGAGGGCGCTCGGGGCCGTGCGCGCTGCGCCCACAAAGGGCAGCAGTCCCGCCGCCCGGCGCCTCCGCTGCGTGGGGGCGGAGGTCCGCTTCTTGGCGCCCCTTGCCGGTCCCCCCGGAGAGTTGGAGACTGTTCTCCGGCCTCGGCCGCGCGGGGATGAGGCCAGGGGCCGGCGCGGCCGCTCCCGCCGCGGCTCCGTCCCGCGCAGTTGCCGCCGCGGCCGCCCCCGCTGCCCGCGCGCCGGTTCTCGGCCCGCGCCGCTCACTCGCGCGCGCCGCCCCACCCCCGCGTCGCTGCCGCCGCCCGCGCGCCTCGCTCGGCCTCGGCGAGCGCGATCAGGGCGAgccgccgtcgccgccgccgcTGTCCCCGCGTTCGCCCGCCCCGCGCGCTGCCCGCTCCCAGCTCGGATTGCctccagccgccgccgccgccgccgccctcgcccccgcctccctcctccGCTGAGCCTACCCGCCCGCGTCGTGGCCAATCGGAGGCCACCAAGCTGCAGCGGTAGCCGGCCGGATCCGCGGCAGCCGCCCGCCCCCGCCCAGCCGAAGCGCCCCATTTTTGCTGCAGCCCGCGGGGGGTCGCCGGAGGGAAGCATGGG GGGCAGACACAGCAAACTGGCGACGCAGGCAGGGCGCATCCTGGCCATTGTCTGCGGCGCTGCCATGAGCCACCTGCGGGCCGGGAGGGCGAAGGCCCGGCACCTCTCCCCTCTTTGCGGATGTACTGAAACTGCGAAGTTTGG gcTTTTCAGCACTTAG